In Streptomyces camelliae, the sequence GGACACCCTCGTCGGCGCGCTGGTCGGCTTCGTCGCGGCCGTCGCCGTCACCAACCGGCGCGCCGGCGACCGCCTCGAACACGCCCTGACCACGGCGGAACGCGCCCGCGAGAATGCCGCCCGGCTGCTCGCCGAGCCGCACCCGGCACCCCACGCCCTGGAGTCCGCCCGCCGCGGCCTCACCGCCGCCCTCGCCGACCTGCGCGCCACGGCCGACGCCGCGGCCGGCGAGTGGTGGCAGCGCGCTCTGCCCGAGGAGCGGGTCGTGCTCGCCGAGCAGAGCGGACACCGTACGCTCGCGGCGACGGTACGACGCCAGGGGTTCGTACCGTGGCAGAACGAGGCCCAGACCCGGGACCGGGGCCAGGGCCCGGGCAGGGCGACGGAGGACATACGGCCATGACGGCGACGAACGACGGACCGGCGCCCGGGGACAACGGGGCGGGCGCGGGCGCGGGGGCAGAGGCCTGGGCGGGCGCGGCTTCGGCTCCGGTTTCGGGTCCGGTTTCGGCTCCAGGGGCGGAGGCGAGGCCTGGCGGCGGAGCGGAGCGGGGTGGTGGGGGGCGAGGGGACGTTGAGGTCCCGGTCGGTGGAGTGCGAGGGGACGACGAGGTTTCGGCTGGCGTGCGGCCGGGGGAAGCGGAGGCCCCGGCGGGTGTGCGAGCGCGGCGCGGGGCGCCCATGGCCGACGCCGGCGCCGGGACTGGGGCGGAGACCGGGGGCGGCGCGGATTCCGGGTCCGGAACCGGCATCGACCCTCGCTCCGACACTGCATCCGGGACTGGTTCCGGCTCCGGCGCCAACTCCGGCACCGGAGTACCCGCCGGTATCGGGCGTGGCACCGTGGCGGGTGACACCGTCGCGGGCGTGGTTCAGCAGTGGCGGGTGGTGCATCCCGGGCTGGACACCGGGCCCATGGAGGTCATCGGACGTATCAACCGATGCGCCGCTCTCCTCCAGCAGGCCGAGGACGCGCCGCTGCGGCGGGACGGTCTCAGCCGTGCGGAGTTCGACCTGCTCGGCGCGCTGCGCCGCACCGGTCACGAGCTGACCCCGGGGGAGCTGGCCCGGGAGACCTTCTCCTCCGGAGCCGCCGTCACCAAGCGGCTCAAGCAGCTGACCGAACGCGGACTGGTCGAGCGGCGCGGCGACACCCGCGACCGCCGCGTCGCCCACCTCCGGCTCACCGACGCCGGCCG encodes:
- a CDS encoding MarR family winged helix-turn-helix transcriptional regulator, which translates into the protein MADAGAGTGAETGGGADSGSGTGIDPRSDTASGTGSGSGANSGTGVPAGIGRGTVAGDTVAGVVQQWRVVHPGLDTGPMEVIGRINRCAALLQQAEDAPLRRDGLSRAEFDLLGALRRTGHELTPGELARETFSSGAAVTKRLKQLTERGLVERRGDTRDRRVAHLRLTDAGRDLVDGILPEQLAYETAVLAVLDPDGQGQLAGLLGELLSRLEGRMGALRA